The genomic interval GACTGTCACTATCCCTAACGAGTTTCTCGATCTGTTTCAAAAGCGGGCGTTTGCCCATTTCGCCACAATCATGGCGGACGGCACGCCGCAGATTACGCCTGTGTGGGTCGATTATGACGCGCCCTACATCTTGGTCAATTCGAGGATGGGGCGCACGAAAAATGCCAATGTCCTTAAGCGTCCAGCGGTGGCGTTGGAAATTAGCGATCCCGATAATCCCTATCGCTATGTGATGATTCGAGGGACAGTAATAGAGATCGTCACCCTCACGGACACAAGCCATATCGACTCGCTGGCGCTGCGTTATATTGGGCTTGCCCGCTACCCTTGGGGCGCTCCCGATGAGGTGCGGCAGTTGTTCAAAATTCGCCCGGATCATGTCGTTGCCCGTGTCGTCGTTGCCGATCCAAACAATCCCTTAGGGCATTGAGAGGGGCATTCCCTCACAGTGCGTTCGGCTTATTATCCATTAGTCATACCGAGGAGTCCTCATGTCTGACGCCTCACCGCCCGCCACCCCGTCCGCTATGGATCGTTTGCGGGCAAGCCTGTTTGATATTCGGGTTATTCGCGTTCTTATTCAAATTATCTTCTTACTTGGTGTTCTTGTAGGGGGCGCGGCGCTGATCAGCAACACGCAGCGCGGCTTGGCGCGGCTTGGGCTTGTCCCCTCGTTTGGCTTTCTCAATGCACCCTCCAACGTCCCCATCAGTGAAGGTCCGATCCCGCACACCGCCGCTGATACTTTTGGTCACGCCTTTGTGGTGGGTATCGTCAATACCCTTCGGGCAGTTGTGGTAGG from Anaerolineales bacterium carries:
- a CDS encoding PPOX class F420-dependent oxidoreductase, whose protein sequence is MPTVTVTIPNEFLDLFQKRAFAHFATIMADGTPQITPVWVDYDAPYILVNSRMGRTKNANVLKRPAVALEISDPDNPYRYVMIRGTVIEIVTLTDTSHIDSLALRYIGLARYPWGAPDEVRQLFKIRPDHVVARVVVADPNNPLGH